One Nicotiana tomentosiformis chromosome 1, ASM39032v3, whole genome shotgun sequence genomic window, GAAGATTTTGGTATGTGGCATAGGACctgatgaatataacaggatcTCAGCCTGTCAATCCGCCAAGGAGATATGGGAAGCTTTACAAACAGCACATGAAGGAACCACTCAAGTAAAGCAGTCAAAGATTGACATGCTCACAACTGAGTATGAGCCTTTTAGAATGAAGGATGATGAATCTATTCAAGATATGCACACACGATTCACGTCTATCATAAATGAGTTACACTCACTTTGTGAAATCATCCCAAGGAACAagcttgtgaggaaaattcttagCGTTCTGCCCAGCTCCTGGGAGAGCAAAGTGAATGCCATTACTAAAGCCAAGGATCTGCAAACACTGACTATGGATGAGCTGGTTGGAAATCTGAAGACCTATGAGATGAAGAGAAAGAAGGACAGTGAAAGAAGATAACCAAAGaaggagaagaacctggtactCAAAGATGAAAACAATGATTCGAGTGAGGAGGATAGCGATATGGCATACCTTACCAGAAGATTTTAGAAAATGGTTTGATGGAATGGAGGCATACCAAAGAGAGGCAGTTCCAGCAAACCAAAGAATTATGACATTTGTCATAAGTGTGGAAAGCGAGGGCACTTTATCAAGGATTGTCCTCTTCTGAAGCAAGAACATTTCAAGCACAACTTTGATAAAGcagccaagaggaacccggttcctgacaAACGCTTCAAAAGAAAAAACGTAGCTGACAATATTGTAAAGCAAGCTCTTACAACATGGGGAGACTTCTCCAGTGAatcagaagaagaaaatgatggcaGTTGAAAATGAAGCAAATAAATATGACTCAATATTTGCTTTGATGGATCAGTCAGacgatgatgaagatgatgacaatgatgaggTAAACTTTAGGGATGTTCAGAGGAATCTGAAATCCTACTCTCCCAAGAAACTCATGTCATTAGCTAATGTCTTGATTGATGCATATCATAGCCTTGTGAGTGATAAGGATACCTTGACCATAGAATTAGGAGATGCTGAGCAGACTAGAGATGACTTGGTGGTTTGTGTAGTTGACCTGAAGGAAACTATAGAAAATTTACAAAATGAGAAGGAGGTTCTAACAGAAAAAATTGCTAGTGTAGAACATAAAAGGGATGATTTAATGGTAATTGTAGTTGACTTGAAAGAAACCATAGAGAACTTTAGTAGAGAAAAGAGTGCCTTAGTGGAGAAAGTTGTCATTACTGAGCAAGAAAGAGATGATCTCTTAGTGGTAATCGTAGACCTAGAGGAAACAATTGAGGGACTTAAAGCAGAATGTAGGCCTGA contains:
- the LOC138909846 gene encoding uncharacterized protein, giving the protein MAEDSELWDVICDGPYVPTKKVEDPAVTMPKNRKEYNDADRKAVEKNFRAKKILVCGIGPDEYNRISACQSAKEIWEALQTAHEGTTQVKQSKIDMLTTEYEPFRMKDDESIQDMHTRFTSIINELHSLCEIIPRNKLVRKILSVLPSSWESKVNAITKAKDLQTLTMDELVGNLKTYEMKRKKDSERR